The genomic segment AGAGTACCCTGGGGAAGCCACCCCTCACCACCCAGGTCTCTCTAGGGCCCACCCAGGTCACTGATGGGCAAACTTCTTTTGAGGGAAGTCCACTCTCTCATTAATGGCTATAGTGTTGGAGTCCCCAGAATGTTCCAAGTGTCCCCAAGCCTCCAGTGGCATGATCACTTGTGACATGGCTCTGGAGGCCATGAGGAAGGAGACTGGTGAGTA from the Canis lupus dingo isolate Sandy chromosome 12, ASM325472v2, whole genome shotgun sequence genome contains:
- the LOC112658650 gene encoding LOW QUALITY PROTEIN: pancreatic progenitor cell differentiation and proliferation factor-like (The sequence of the model RefSeq protein was modified relative to this genomic sequence to represent the inferred CDS: substituted 2 bases at 2 genomic stop codons) is translated as MAALPSHSLLMATHDSYWCHLGSTSINSPCRTSEYPGEATPHHPASFEGSPLSHXWLXCWSPQNVPSVPKPPVA